The proteins below come from a single Triticum aestivum cultivar Chinese Spring chromosome 5D, IWGSC CS RefSeq v2.1, whole genome shotgun sequence genomic window:
- the LOC123119768 gene encoding lysine histidine transporter-like 8 → MAAMAEGAGEPELVSIPVTPRGLSTPEGMSTPPVRRGGAATSGAGTPVRRVVEGLRGYLEEVGHLTRLNPQDAWLPITESRSGNASYAAFHSLNAGLGFQALLLPLAFPALGWSWGIISLTVAYFWQLYTLSILVKLHEAVPGRRYNRYVELAQAAFGEKLGVWLALFPTIYLSAGTATALILVGGETMKLFYQIVCGPLCTPSPISTVEWYLVFTSLAVILSQLPNLNSIAGLSLIGGATAIMYCTMSWVLSVSQQRPAAVSYEQVRSTSFGSSLFSTLNALGIIAFAFRGHNLSLEIQATMPSTFKHPAHVPMWRGAKAAYLLIAMCIFPVAIGGYWAYGNMMPAGGILTALYIFHGHDISRGLLAATFLLVVFNCLSSFQIYSMPVFDSFEAFYTGRTNRPCSVWVRSGFRIFYGFISLFIGIALPFLSSLAGLLGGLTLPVTFAYPCFMWICIKKPERFSYSWYVNWGLALLGTAFSLASSVGGVWSIINTGMKLKFFKPN, encoded by the exons ATGGCGGCAATGGCGGAGGGGGCGGGGGAGCCGGAGCTGGTGTCGATCCCCGTGACGCCACGGGGGCTGTCCACGCCGGAGGGGATGTCCACGCCGCCAGtcaggaggggaggggcggcgacgaGCGGCGCCGGGACGCCGGTGCGCCGGGTGGTGGAGGGCCTGCGCGGCTACCTGGAGGAGGTGGGCCACCTCACGCGCCTCAACCCGCAGGACGCCTGGCTCCCCATCACCGAGAGCCGCAGCGGCAACGCCAGCTACGCTGCATTCCACTCTCTCAACGCCGGCCTTGGATTCCAGGCGCTCCTCCTCCCACTCGCCTTCCCCGCCCTCGGATG GAGCTGGGGAATAATATCATTGACTGTTGCTTACTTCTGGCAACTATACACACTCTCCATTCTAGTCAAGCTTCATGAAGCAGTCCCAGGCAGGAGGTACAACAGATATGTGGAGCTTGCACAAGCTGCATTTG GAGAAAAACTGGGGGTGTGGCTAGCTCTTTTCCCAACTATTTATCTTTCGGCGGGCACTGCAACTGCATTGATCCTTGTTGGAGGGGAGACTATGAAACTCTTTTACCAAATAGTGTGCGGCCCCCTTTGTACACCAAGCCCTATTTCGACGGTGGAGTGGTACTTGGTATTCACATCCTTAGCAGTCATTCTTTCCCAGCTCCCGAATCTCAACTCGATTGCTGGGCTTTCGCTTATCGGTGGCGCCACAGCGATAATGTACTGCACCATGTCGTGGGTTCTCTCTGTCAGCCAGCAACGGCCGGCAGCAGTCTCTTATGAACAAGTGAGATCCACTTCTTTTGGCTCATCGTTGTTCTCTACCTTGAATGCTCTTGGGATAATAGCCTTTGCATTCAGGGGACACAATCTTTCATTAGAAATACAG GCGACGATGCCGTCGACTTTCAAACACCCTGCACATGTGCCTATGTGGCGCGGGGCCAAAGCGGCTTATCTTCTGATTGCGATGTGCATCTTCCCTGTTGCCATTGGGGGTTACTGGGCCTACGGAAACATG ATGCCAGCAGGAGGAATCCTGACCGCACTCTACATCTTCCACGGCCACGACATCTCTCGTGGGCTCCTTGCGGCGACGTTCCTCCTCGTCGTGTTCAACTGCCTTAGCAGCTTCCAGATATACTCCATGCCGGTGTTCGACAGCTTTGAGGCCTTCTACACAGGTCGCACCAACCGGCCCTGCTCAGTCTGGGTCCGGTCAGGATTCAGGATCTTCTACGGGTTCATCTCGCTCTTCATCGGCATCGCTCTGCCGTTCCTCTCCAGCCTCGCCGGCCTTCTGGGCGGCCTAACGCTGCCGGTGACGTTTGCCTACCCGTGCTTCATGTGGATCTGCATCAAGAAGCCTGAGAGGTTCAGCTACAGTTGGTATGTGAACTGGGGCCTCGCGCTGCTCGGCACCGCCTTCAGCTTGGCCTCCTCTGTGGGTGGTGTCTGGAGCATCATTAACACTGGGATGAAGCTCAAGTTCTTCAAGCCCAACTAG